Proteins encoded together in one Treponema primitia ZAS-1 window:
- a CDS encoding 4-alpha-glucanotransferase, with translation MAKAQKEQNAAEISTGRLIGVVVPVGALRGEQSIGVGEFPDLVEFAGLCARTGIGLIQILPVNDTGYESSPYGSLTAFALNPLYLRIGDLGEAAEFAEKLTTLKKKFDKEPRFPYYKILRAKMDLLREIYAANEKSIIAKAKPGASLAAWIDKNPWVKEYAVYRRLKELNEEKSWKEWKTHRTVTPEDIQILWKDQKQQKDHLFWAWLQEALDTQFSKAAKALNKEGILLEGDLPILMNEDSCDVWAHPEYFYPELSAGAPPDMYNANGQNWGFPTYNWTAQAKDDYSWWRLRLKTAEKYYNAYRIDHVLGFFRIWSSLRENNFDNAILGRYVPYTPVTKKDFDELHFDEARIRWLSQPHVPTGEVWDALKDTGAAAPEAEKIFSTVLERIGSEELWLFKKTIRGEKDITDLGLHPAATNYLRWAWRNRLFLEYEKGKFFPLWLFRESRAYKSLSGDERNTLEDLLKRRQEESEKTWETQGKKLLSVLLESSKMLPCAEDLGAVPDCVPRVLAKLKILGLRVIRWHREWDKPGQPYYAFDEYPELSVCTPSVHDSSTLREWWDREADQDGFSAFLGVPSLPKVYNPGTAKIVLSKAAAAASRFRVFQIQDLLHLSTKWYAEDPASERINVPGNVNEFNWTYRLPATIKEIGTDESLIKSIQELAVVVPKKKKN, from the coding sequence ATGGCAAAAGCTCAAAAAGAACAAAATGCCGCTGAAATTTCCACAGGGCGTCTTATTGGTGTGGTCGTCCCGGTGGGAGCCCTCCGTGGCGAACAGAGCATTGGGGTTGGAGAATTTCCGGATCTGGTCGAATTTGCCGGTCTGTGTGCCCGGACAGGGATAGGCCTTATCCAGATCTTGCCTGTAAACGATACGGGGTACGAAAGTTCCCCCTATGGCTCTCTGACCGCCTTTGCCCTCAATCCTCTCTACCTTAGGATTGGGGATCTGGGCGAAGCCGCGGAATTTGCGGAAAAACTTACGACCCTTAAAAAGAAATTTGACAAGGAGCCCCGGTTTCCCTACTACAAAATACTCCGGGCAAAGATGGATCTGCTCCGGGAAATATACGCGGCAAACGAAAAAAGTATAATTGCAAAGGCTAAACCAGGGGCTTCCCTGGCCGCTTGGATCGATAAAAATCCCTGGGTAAAGGAATATGCCGTATACCGCCGGCTTAAAGAGCTTAACGAAGAAAAAAGCTGGAAAGAATGGAAAACCCACCGGACCGTGACCCCCGAAGATATTCAGATCCTCTGGAAGGACCAGAAACAGCAGAAGGACCATCTCTTTTGGGCCTGGCTCCAGGAGGCGTTGGATACCCAGTTCAGTAAAGCCGCAAAGGCCCTGAACAAGGAGGGGATACTTCTGGAAGGGGACCTTCCCATTCTGATGAACGAAGATAGCTGCGATGTCTGGGCGCACCCTGAATATTTCTATCCCGAGCTTTCCGCCGGGGCGCCCCCGGATATGTACAATGCCAACGGACAGAACTGGGGTTTCCCCACCTATAACTGGACCGCCCAGGCTAAGGACGATTATTCCTGGTGGCGCCTGCGGCTTAAAACCGCAGAGAAGTACTACAATGCCTACCGCATAGACCATGTGCTCGGTTTCTTCCGTATCTGGTCCTCCCTGCGGGAAAACAACTTCGATAACGCTATTTTGGGCCGCTATGTGCCCTATACTCCGGTTACCAAAAAGGACTTCGATGAGCTTCACTTTGATGAAGCCCGGATCCGCTGGCTTTCCCAGCCGCATGTCCCTACCGGAGAAGTCTGGGACGCCCTGAAAGATACCGGCGCCGCCGCTCCGGAGGCGGAGAAGATCTTCTCCACGGTATTGGAACGTATCGGCAGTGAGGAGCTGTGGCTCTTCAAAAAAACCATCAGGGGCGAGAAGGATATTACCGACCTGGGACTGCACCCGGCTGCAACCAACTATCTGCGCTGGGCTTGGCGGAACCGGCTCTTCCTGGAATATGAAAAGGGAAAGTTCTTCCCCCTATGGCTTTTCCGGGAATCCCGGGCCTACAAATCCCTCTCGGGGGACGAACGGAACACCCTGGAGGATTTATTGAAAAGGCGGCAGGAAGAATCGGAAAAAACCTGGGAAACTCAAGGCAAAAAACTCCTTTCGGTGCTGCTTGAATCCTCCAAAATGCTCCCCTGTGCGGAAGATCTGGGGGCGGTTCCGGATTGTGTGCCCCGGGTACTGGCAAAACTCAAGATTCTGGGGCTTCGGGTTATCCGGTGGCACCGCGAATGGGACAAACCGGGCCAGCCCTACTATGCCTTCGACGAGTACCCGGAACTAAGCGTATGTACCCCCTCGGTTCATGACAGCTCTACCCTGCGGGAATGGTGGGACCGGGAAGCGGATCAGGACGGCTTCAGCGCCTTCCTGGGGGTTCCTTCCCTGCCGAAGGTGTATAATCCCGGTACGGCAAAGATTGTCCTTTCCAAGGCCGCTGCTGCTGCATCCCGTTTCCGGGTCTTCCAGATCCAGGACCTGCTTCACCTTTCCACCAAGTGGTATGCCGAGGATCCCGCATCGGAACGGATCAACGTGCCCGGTAACGTCAACGAATTCAACTGGACCTATCGCCTTCCCGCGACTATTAAGGAGATCGGGACGGATGAGTCTTTGATCAAATCGATTCAGGAGTTAGCTGTCGTTGTACCGAAGAAAAAGAAAAATTAA
- a CDS encoding alpha-amylase family glycosyl hydrolase: protein MQKITIGTSFQDGWAAQRRATMEFHIRHDVRMEHGLDTALFSLRGNVILADFQQVRKLTAKFNAKVDGAAHPERIIKAGQLNAMGLIDEILHFIVALYRQQIQKDIFETALERLNTSLGEEKTAHLLETFGAQFPPQRVYAGKISVIDYLRGTDEGESCKSLALEELMLLALANLNPAFTPFTFLFDDKDLETATVYTDAISVLRAHLTESPPFGPDGQNLWDLLRAPALASSTLSGQLEYMRNKWGILLGKFMARLLMGLDVIKEEDKPVFFGPGPTQAYTYDGLDEYERFSPDQEWMPRTVLMAKSTLVWLYQLTKKYGRPIERLDQIPDEELDELARRGFSGLWLIGLWERSNASKTIKQWTGNPEAAASAYSLHDYDIAGELGGWGSLTNLRERCFQRGIRLGSDMVPNHTGIDSRWVMEHPDRFLQLSYPPFPTYTFNGGNLSNRDGITVQIEDHYYNRSDAAVVFKRIDHHTGDVRYIYHGNDGTSMPWNDTAQIDFLNPEAREAVIRTIIGVCQQFSIVRFDAAMTLAKKHIQRLWYPEPGHGGDIASRAEHALPADEFNRRIPNEFWREVVDRCAAEAPHTLLLAEAFWMMEGYFVRTLGMHRVYNSAFMNMLKNEENAKYRASIKNTLGFDPEVLKRFVNFMNNPDEDTAVAQFGKGDKYFGIATLLVTMPGLPMFGHGQIEGFEEKYGMEYRRAYRDEKPDRHLMDRHEREIFPLMKKRHIYSGSADFCLYDLYTPQGSVNENVFAYSNSAGNDRSLVLFNNAYAEAGGWIYKGAVAIPQKDGGFRQDSLCQSLGLHGSGTFFALLKEQRQDLWYIRSSKEIAERGLFVSLKGYEAQVFIDIHEVEDDKRGRFARLHAELNGRGVKDVHAAVQDIYLGELYYRFTELFKRDHMDTLLSILIEKPGKPAAEDATCNEVPRAAKSTRSKSAKNSVTIAEFIDSLKDSALSFISVAEKFLDGALYDPFVTEWTYQKIPGEQIWKEFAAYLDRLKTLTEYGYSTPHKADTQAIRFLRSLGEKIIARPAIAVFAYAYGTLSLLRNIIGAGASGLEAKALSDHWTLDRKLRECFGSGINGDEAYRVMEIMKAVLARTSPVLSTDFPTEPVKTTGKKKAAALKKPLPKTVDKTLSPAETLILDNYHAEDFRKLLGVNIFEDTIWFNKEAFEEVLFYAPLFTVLESDSALETVKRPLKKAAAKTKAADSTEPAKNWLNRVAKIADLAETFAKAEAKSEYQLDELLGALSAGRPKK, encoded by the coding sequence ATGCAAAAAATTACTATCGGTACTTCCTTTCAGGATGGATGGGCGGCGCAGCGGAGGGCTACCATGGAGTTTCATATTCGTCACGATGTCCGTATGGAGCATGGGCTTGATACGGCCCTTTTTTCGCTCCGGGGTAACGTAATCCTGGCGGATTTTCAGCAGGTACGGAAACTTACGGCGAAGTTCAACGCAAAGGTGGACGGCGCCGCCCATCCGGAACGGATCATCAAGGCGGGACAGCTTAATGCCATGGGCCTTATCGACGAGATCCTTCACTTTATAGTTGCCCTCTACCGTCAGCAGATCCAAAAGGACATCTTTGAAACCGCCCTGGAGCGGTTGAATACGTCCCTGGGGGAAGAAAAAACCGCCCATCTTCTGGAAACCTTTGGCGCCCAATTCCCGCCCCAAAGGGTATACGCCGGGAAAATTTCGGTTATAGACTATCTCCGGGGAACAGACGAAGGGGAGAGCTGTAAATCCCTGGCCCTGGAGGAACTGATGCTCCTGGCCCTGGCAAACCTCAACCCCGCCTTTACCCCCTTTACGTTTCTCTTTGATGATAAGGACCTGGAAACCGCTACGGTCTATACCGATGCGATTTCCGTGCTGCGGGCCCATTTAACGGAGTCTCCCCCCTTTGGTCCCGATGGTCAGAACCTCTGGGACCTCCTTCGCGCCCCAGCTCTGGCTTCATCGACCTTGAGCGGCCAGCTGGAATATATGCGGAACAAATGGGGAATTCTGCTGGGGAAATTTATGGCCCGGCTTCTCATGGGCCTGGATGTTATCAAGGAAGAGGATAAACCCGTGTTTTTCGGCCCCGGACCGACCCAGGCCTATACCTACGACGGGCTGGATGAATACGAACGGTTCAGCCCGGACCAGGAATGGATGCCCCGGACGGTGCTTATGGCAAAAAGTACCCTGGTATGGCTCTATCAGCTGACCAAAAAATACGGCCGCCCCATTGAGCGGTTGGACCAGATCCCCGACGAAGAATTGGACGAACTGGCCCGGCGGGGCTTTTCCGGGCTCTGGCTCATCGGCCTCTGGGAACGGAGCAACGCCTCTAAGACTATTAAGCAGTGGACGGGAAACCCCGAAGCCGCCGCCAGCGCCTATAGCCTCCACGACTACGACATCGCCGGGGAACTGGGCGGATGGGGTTCCCTGACTAATCTTCGGGAACGCTGTTTCCAGCGGGGTATACGGCTTGGTTCGGATATGGTCCCCAACCACACGGGTATCGATTCCCGGTGGGTCATGGAACATCCGGACCGGTTCCTTCAGCTCAGCTACCCGCCTTTCCCTACCTATACGTTTAACGGCGGCAACCTTTCCAACCGGGATGGTATTACCGTTCAGATTGAAGACCATTACTATAACCGCAGTGACGCTGCGGTGGTTTTTAAACGGATCGATCACCACACCGGGGATGTGCGTTACATCTACCACGGTAACGATGGTACCTCCATGCCCTGGAACGATACCGCACAGATAGACTTTCTGAACCCCGAAGCCCGGGAAGCGGTGATCCGCACCATCATCGGGGTCTGCCAGCAGTTCTCCATAGTCCGCTTTGACGCGGCCATGACCCTGGCCAAAAAGCATATCCAGCGGCTCTGGTACCCCGAACCGGGACACGGCGGGGACATAGCCAGCCGGGCCGAACACGCCCTTCCTGCAGACGAATTTAACCGCCGTATCCCCAACGAGTTCTGGCGGGAAGTGGTGGACCGCTGTGCCGCAGAGGCTCCCCATACCCTGCTTTTGGCGGAAGCCTTCTGGATGATGGAGGGGTACTTTGTACGTACACTGGGTATGCACCGGGTGTACAACTCCGCCTTTATGAACATGCTTAAAAACGAAGAAAACGCCAAATACCGGGCTTCTATCAAAAACACCCTGGGGTTTGATCCCGAGGTTCTCAAACGGTTTGTCAACTTTATGAACAACCCCGATGAGGATACTGCGGTTGCCCAGTTTGGCAAGGGGGACAAGTACTTCGGCATTGCCACCCTCCTGGTAACCATGCCGGGGCTCCCCATGTTCGGCCACGGCCAGATCGAGGGCTTTGAGGAAAAGTACGGCATGGAATACCGCCGGGCTTACCGGGATGAAAAGCCGGATCGCCACCTGATGGATCGCCATGAACGGGAAATCTTCCCCTTAATGAAGAAGCGCCATATTTATTCCGGAAGCGCCGATTTCTGTCTCTACGATCTTTACACCCCCCAGGGCTCGGTGAACGAAAATGTGTTTGCCTATTCCAACAGTGCCGGTAACGACCGGAGTTTGGTGCTGTTCAACAACGCCTATGCCGAAGCCGGCGGCTGGATCTACAAGGGCGCGGTGGCTATCCCCCAGAAAGACGGCGGTTTCCGCCAGGACAGCCTCTGCCAATCCCTGGGCCTGCATGGATCGGGTACTTTTTTTGCCCTGCTCAAAGAACAACGGCAGGATCTCTGGTATATCCGGTCCTCCAAAGAAATCGCCGAACGGGGGCTCTTTGTTTCCCTCAAGGGCTACGAAGCCCAGGTCTTTATTGATATCCACGAAGTGGAAGACGATAAGCGGGGACGTTTTGCCCGGCTTCACGCGGAACTCAACGGCCGAGGCGTCAAGGATGTGCACGCGGCGGTCCAGGATATCTATCTTGGTGAGCTTTACTACCGGTTCACCGAACTCTTTAAGCGGGACCATATGGATACCCTGCTCAGTATTCTCATTGAAAAACCGGGAAAGCCGGCGGCGGAAGACGCTACTTGCAACGAAGTTCCCCGCGCAGCAAAATCCACCCGGTCAAAATCTGCCAAAAACAGTGTTACTATCGCGGAGTTTATCGATTCCCTAAAAGATTCCGCCCTGAGCTTTATCAGCGTTGCGGAAAAGTTCCTTGACGGCGCCCTGTACGATCCCTTTGTCACCGAATGGACCTACCAAAAAATACCCGGTGAACAGATATGGAAAGAGTTTGCCGCCTACCTCGACCGCCTGAAGACCCTGACGGAATACGGATACAGCACACCCCACAAGGCTGATACTCAGGCGATACGTTTTCTGCGGAGCCTGGGGGAAAAGATCATAGCCCGACCGGCCATCGCAGTCTTCGCCTATGCCTATGGAACACTATCACTGCTGCGAAATATCATCGGCGCAGGAGCTTCCGGGCTTGAAGCCAAGGCCCTCTCGGATCACTGGACCCTGGACCGGAAGCTGCGGGAATGTTTTGGCAGCGGCATAAACGGGGACGAGGCCTACCGGGTCATGGAAATTATGAAGGCCGTATTGGCCCGCACCAGCCCTGTGCTTTCAACAGATTTTCCCACGGAGCCAGTAAAGACCACGGGAAAGAAAAAAGCTGCGGCATTGAAAAAACCGCTTCCAAAAACCGTTGACAAAACTCTGTCTCCAGCGGAAACCCTTATCCTGGACAATTACCATGCGGAGGATTTCCGAAAGCTTCTGGGGGTAAATATCTTTGAGGATACCATATGGTTCAACAAGGAAGCCTTTGAGGAAGTTCTTTTCTACGCACCCCTGTTCACAGTCCTGGAAAGCGACAGCGCCCTGGAAACGGTTAAGCGCCCGCTAAAAAAAGCCGCCGCCAAAACAAAGGCAGCAGATTCGACAGAGCCCGCCAAAAACTGGCTGAACCGGGTTGCAAAGATAGCGGACCTTGCCGAAACCTTTGCCAAGGCGGAAGCAAAATCCGAGTACCAGCTTGACGAACTTCTGGGGGCGCTTTCGGCGGGAAGGCCTAAGAAGTAA
- a CDS encoding MBOAT family O-acyltransferase — protein MSYSIDVYKKKLEPTKNFIAFAAFVAFFPQLVAGPIERAAKLLPQFYIKRVFNYEKASDGCKQILWGFFKKMVIADNCAVYVNMVFDHYKNYSGSTLLLGAVLFAFQIYGDFSGYSDIAIGTSKLFGVTLMKNFAFPYFSRDMAEFWRRWHISLTTWFRDYVYIPLGGSKRDTLISIRNTFIIFLVSGFWHGANWTFIAWGFINALYFLPLMLLKRNRQNKDTAAAGKTFPGFKELVSIISTFFLTVIGWIFFRSYTIRDSAGYLAKIFSKTIFKKPAFNIVSKYSIVGALISIIILISIEWINRDEEYGLKKLPKSKLLRWVIIIGITMVIVELGGAQQEFIYFQF, from the coding sequence ATGAGTTATTCAATTGATGTATATAAAAAGAAACTCGAGCCAACAAAAAATTTTATCGCCTTTGCGGCTTTTGTAGCTTTTTTCCCACAGCTTGTGGCAGGCCCCATAGAACGGGCGGCAAAGTTACTGCCACAGTTTTATATAAAAAGGGTTTTTAATTATGAGAAGGCTTCTGACGGCTGTAAGCAGATCTTGTGGGGCTTTTTCAAAAAAATGGTTATTGCCGATAACTGCGCGGTATATGTAAATATGGTTTTTGACCATTATAAGAACTATTCGGGCAGTACGTTGTTATTAGGGGCGGTGCTTTTTGCTTTCCAGATATACGGCGATTTTTCAGGTTATTCCGACATAGCCATAGGGACATCCAAGCTTTTCGGTGTCACCTTAATGAAAAATTTTGCGTTCCCCTATTTTTCCCGGGACATGGCAGAATTTTGGAGAAGATGGCATATATCCCTTACCACCTGGTTCAGGGATTATGTTTATATTCCCCTGGGAGGCAGCAAGCGGGATACGCTTATAAGCATTAGAAACACTTTTATTATTTTTTTAGTAAGTGGATTCTGGCATGGCGCCAATTGGACATTTATTGCCTGGGGCTTTATAAATGCCCTTTATTTTCTGCCCCTTATGTTGTTAAAAAGGAACCGTCAAAACAAGGATACTGCCGCGGCAGGTAAAACATTCCCTGGTTTTAAAGAGCTGGTATCGATCATTAGTACTTTTTTTCTGACAGTAATAGGCTGGATATTCTTTCGCTCCTATACAATCCGTGACAGCGCGGGCTATTTAGCAAAAATATTTTCAAAAACAATTTTTAAAAAACCGGCTTTTAATATCGTGTCAAAATACAGCATTGTCGGTGCCCTTATATCAATTATAATCCTTATCAGTATCGAATGGATAAACAGAGACGAAGAATACGGGCTTAAAAAACTTCCAAAAAGTAAATTGCTGCGATGGGTCATCATTATAGGTATCACCATGGTTATTGTTGAATTAGGCGGCGCACAGCAGGAATTCATCTATTTCCAATTTTGA
- a CDS encoding type II toxin-antitoxin system Phd/YefM family antitoxin codes for MVNLTQDLKPISYVKAHITEVVDYVGDSRSPVVITQNGEAKAVLMDIESYEKTIHAVALSKLLHLSEKSAIDGKLIPHEKVKERIEKTLRQIKK; via the coding sequence ATGGTAAATTTAACACAGGATTTAAAGCCAATTTCATATGTAAAAGCCCATATTACGGAGGTTGTGGATTATGTTGGGGATTCAAGATCCCCTGTTGTAATTACACAAAATGGAGAAGCAAAGGCTGTTTTAATGGATATAGAAAGTTATGAAAAAACAATTCATGCAGTTGCTTTATCAAAATTATTACATTTAAGTGAAAAATCAGCAATAGATGGAAAATTAATACCCCATGAGAAAGTAAAGGAAAGAATTGAAAAAACATTACGGCAGATAAAAAAATGA
- a CDS encoding type II toxin-antitoxin system RelE/ParE family toxin: MRKIEWTPDGEDSFNEIIEYFYLRADENTARKIFNKINKEIELLQIDEIKTKVSPELKDIGINDIYQLTINPWIVYYKINEDNKKIKILLVLDGRRNIEKY; the protein is encoded by the coding sequence ATGAGAAAAATAGAATGGACTCCCGATGGGGAAGATTCCTTCAATGAAATTATAGAATATTTTTATTTAAGAGCCGACGAAAATACTGCAAGGAAAATATTTAACAAAATTAATAAAGAAATAGAATTATTGCAAATTGATGAGATAAAAACAAAGGTATCCCCAGAATTAAAGGATATTGGAATAAATGATATTTATCAATTAACAATAAACCCATGGATAGTATATTATAAAATAAATGAAGATAACAAAAAAATAAAAATATTATTAGTATTAGATGGTAGAAGGAATATAGAAAAATATTAA